The following coding sequences lie in one Oncorhynchus kisutch isolate 150728-3 linkage group LG27, Okis_V2, whole genome shotgun sequence genomic window:
- the LOC109872295 gene encoding RNA-binding Raly-like protein isoform X2: MTGKTPTSNVTNKNDPRSLNSRVFIGNLNTAAVTKADIEALFAKYGRIVGCSVHKGFAFVQYGSERNARVAVARENARVIAGQPLDINMAGEPRPYRPKVVGSKRPLSSLYSGYEFDYDYYREDFYSRLFDYHGRVVEPPIRSPIPAKRSRVVVPSLRRIKSSLPVRTCSDSFSYSRPLPPSSPLSLTSGSSAAGSMLKTDQLVTIKQELSQIKTKIDSLLGRLERIERQHRTEAAQRKQGGVYKCLRAKTADLSGDLEAGEMTDEANEDVFDDEGTNDMIENHLSDIDN; this comes from the exons ATGACTGGTAAGACTCCCACCAGCAACGTGACCAACAAGAATGATCCACGCTCCCTCAACTCCAGAGTCTTCATCGGTAACCTCAACACGGCGGCGGTAACCAAGGCCGACATCGAGGCCCTCTTCGCCAAGTACGGCAGGATCGTGGGTTGCTCCGTCCACAAGGGCTTTGCCTTCGTCCAGTATGGCAGCGAGAGGAACGCGCGAGTGGCTGTAGCAAGGGAGAACGCCAGGGTCATCGCTGGACAGCCCTTGg ACATAAACATGGCAGGAGAACCAAGACCCTACAGGCCAAAGGTGGTGGGCTCCAAgaggcccctctcctctctctacag TGGCTATGAGTTTGACTACGACTATTACAGAGAGGATTTCTACAGCAG ATTATTTGATTATCATGGACGCGTGGTGGAGCCCCCCATCCGATCGCCGATACCGGCCAAACGCTCTCGTGTGGTGGTCCCGTCCCTGCGGCGAATCAAATCTTCCTTGCCGGTCAGGACCTGCTCTGACTCCTTTTCTTATTCCAGACCTCTTCCTCCGTCCTCGCCTCTATCTCTCACTTCTGGGTCTTCAGCTGCAGGATCTATGT TAAAGACCGACCAGTTGGTAACCATCAAACAGGAGCTGTCCCAGATCAAGACCAAGATCGACTCTCTACTGGGGCGTCTGGAGAGGATTGAGAGACAGCATCGCACAGAGGCAG CCCAGAGGAAACAGGGAGGAGTGTATAAGTGTCTCCGTGCCAAGACAGCGGACCTCTCCGGAGACTTGGAGGCGGGAGAGATGACAGATGAAGCCAACGAGGATGTCTTTGACGATGAAGGCACTAACGATATG ATAGAAAATCACTTATCAGACATTGACAATTGA
- the LOC109872295 gene encoding RNA-binding Raly-like protein isoform X1 encodes MTGKTPTSNVTNKNDPRSLNSRVFIGNLNTAAVTKADIEALFAKYGRIVGCSVHKGFAFVQYGSERNARVAVARENARVIAGQPLDINMAGEPRPYRPKVVGSKRPLSSLYSGYEFDYDYYREDFYSRLFDYHGRVVEPPIRSPIPAKRSRVVVPSLRRIKSSLPVRTCSDSFSYSRPLPPSSPLSLTSGSSAAGSMLKTDQLVTIKQELSQIKTKIDSLLGRLERIERQHRTEAAAQRKQGGVYKCLRAKTADLSGDLEAGEMTDEANEDVFDDEGTNDMIENHLSDIDN; translated from the exons ATGACTGGTAAGACTCCCACCAGCAACGTGACCAACAAGAATGATCCACGCTCCCTCAACTCCAGAGTCTTCATCGGTAACCTCAACACGGCGGCGGTAACCAAGGCCGACATCGAGGCCCTCTTCGCCAAGTACGGCAGGATCGTGGGTTGCTCCGTCCACAAGGGCTTTGCCTTCGTCCAGTATGGCAGCGAGAGGAACGCGCGAGTGGCTGTAGCAAGGGAGAACGCCAGGGTCATCGCTGGACAGCCCTTGg ACATAAACATGGCAGGAGAACCAAGACCCTACAGGCCAAAGGTGGTGGGCTCCAAgaggcccctctcctctctctacag TGGCTATGAGTTTGACTACGACTATTACAGAGAGGATTTCTACAGCAG ATTATTTGATTATCATGGACGCGTGGTGGAGCCCCCCATCCGATCGCCGATACCGGCCAAACGCTCTCGTGTGGTGGTCCCGTCCCTGCGGCGAATCAAATCTTCCTTGCCGGTCAGGACCTGCTCTGACTCCTTTTCTTATTCCAGACCTCTTCCTCCGTCCTCGCCTCTATCTCTCACTTCTGGGTCTTCAGCTGCAGGATCTATGT TAAAGACCGACCAGTTGGTAACCATCAAACAGGAGCTGTCCCAGATCAAGACCAAGATCGACTCTCTACTGGGGCGTCTGGAGAGGATTGAGAGACAGCATCGCACAGAGGCAG cagCCCAGAGGAAACAGGGAGGAGTGTATAAGTGTCTCCGTGCCAAGACAGCGGACCTCTCCGGAGACTTGGAGGCGGGAGAGATGACAGATGAAGCCAACGAGGATGTCTTTGACGATGAAGGCACTAACGATATG ATAGAAAATCACTTATCAGACATTGACAATTGA